Proteins encoded together in one Thermomonospora curvata DSM 43183 window:
- a CDS encoding STAS domain-containing protein, translated as MADSSVDMVVVDGDRYTVTLLCGEIDCYGSQGLQERLLEAAPDAGRPLILDMSGVTFCDGSALWTLSAVERRCAERRVALAIVGLRPFLGHLFRAFHIHERIPLCATLDEALWRVLPPTDADLHAWLESAG; from the coding sequence GTGGCAGACTCCTCCGTCGACATGGTCGTGGTGGACGGCGACCGTTACACCGTCACGCTGCTGTGCGGAGAGATCGACTGTTATGGCAGTCAAGGGCTGCAGGAACGGCTGCTGGAAGCGGCGCCGGACGCCGGGCGCCCGCTGATCCTCGACATGAGCGGGGTGACGTTCTGCGACGGCAGCGCCCTGTGGACGCTGTCGGCCGTGGAACGCCGGTGCGCCGAACGCCGCGTCGCCTTGGCGATCGTCGGGCTGCGCCCCTTCCTGGGCCACCTGTTCCGAGCCTTCCACATCCATGAGCGCATCCCGCTGTGCGCCACTTTGGACGAGGCGCTCTGGCGGGTGCTGCCGCCCACCGACGCCGACCTCCACGCCTGGCTGGAGTCGGCCGGCTGA
- a CDS encoding neutral zinc metallopeptidase: MHIPRRSLAALALGVALTASSACTIQVGEVDEAGPAASATPAVNRSEGGTGTSTPPAGRDEDGAAQGVQIDETEYQQDITGAPQVIDDYWRTHWSEFFTGTYTSPRVYGGYDGNDLSSAPTCAGQPATPNNAFYCVPEDYIAWDENLMRAGYTQGDAWVYLVIAHEWGHAIQNRLRMEHVALASELQADCLAGAALYGAAADGTLRFEEGDVKELSNGLVVIGDDSEWTDPQDHGDPIERITAFGKGRDGGVRACIPDAPSS; encoded by the coding sequence ATGCACATCCCCCGGCGATCCCTGGCCGCCCTCGCCCTGGGCGTCGCGCTGACGGCCTCCAGCGCCTGCACCATCCAAGTCGGCGAGGTCGACGAGGCCGGCCCGGCCGCGTCCGCCACCCCCGCCGTCAACCGGAGCGAAGGCGGCACCGGCACGTCCACCCCGCCCGCCGGCCGGGACGAAGACGGCGCGGCCCAGGGCGTTCAGATCGACGAGACCGAGTATCAGCAGGACATCACCGGGGCGCCGCAAGTGATCGACGACTACTGGCGGACCCACTGGTCGGAGTTCTTCACCGGCACCTACACCTCGCCGCGGGTCTACGGCGGCTACGACGGCAACGACCTGTCTAGCGCGCCGACCTGCGCGGGGCAGCCGGCCACCCCCAACAACGCCTTCTACTGCGTCCCGGAGGACTACATCGCCTGGGACGAGAACCTGATGCGCGCCGGCTACACCCAAGGCGACGCCTGGGTTTACCTGGTCATCGCGCACGAGTGGGGGCACGCCATCCAGAACCGGCTGCGGATGGAGCACGTGGCGCTGGCCAGTGAGCTGCAGGCCGACTGCCTGGCGGGCGCGGCGCTGTACGGGGCCGCGGCGGACGGGACCCTGCGCTTCGAAGAGGGCGACGTCAAGGAGCTGTCCAACGGCCTGGTCGTGATCGGCGACGACAGCGAATGGACCGATCCGCAGGACCACGGCGACCCCATCGAGCGGATCACCGCGTTCGGCAAGGGCCGCGACGGCGGCGTGCGGGCCTGCATTCCCGACGCGCCCTCCTCGTGA
- a CDS encoding MTH1187 family thiamine-binding protein, with protein sequence MLVAFSVTPLGAGEDVGELVAEAVRVVRASGLPNRTDAMFTTVEGEWDEVMAVVKAATEAVAARAPRVSLVLKADLRPGVTDAMTKKVESVERYLSGG encoded by the coding sequence GTGCTGGTCGCTTTCTCAGTGACCCCGCTCGGAGCGGGCGAGGACGTCGGTGAGCTGGTCGCCGAGGCGGTGCGGGTGGTGCGCGCCAGCGGCCTGCCCAACCGCACCGACGCCATGTTCACCACCGTCGAGGGGGAGTGGGACGAGGTGATGGCCGTGGTCAAGGCCGCGACCGAGGCGGTGGCGGCCCGCGCCCCACGGGTCAGCCTGGTGCTCAAGGCCGACCTGCGGCCCGGTGTCACCGACGCCATGACCAAGAAGGTCGAGTCTGTGGAGCGGTATCTCAGCGGGGGCTGA
- a CDS encoding fluoride efflux transporter FluC translates to MLDAEPIHSNVPALRQEPRPAPWAVLGAVSAGGAIGALARYGLTAAFPADPGGFGWAVFAVNVAGCLLIGVLMVAITEVWRAHPLVRPFLGVGVLGGFTTFSAYVMDAHAALSAGAPRTALAYLAGTALAAPAAVAAGAWAMRLLARRLTGQGRR, encoded by the coding sequence GTGCTCGACGCCGAGCCCATTCACTCGAACGTTCCGGCGCTGCGGCAAGAGCCGCGTCCTGCGCCGTGGGCCGTGCTCGGCGCCGTCTCGGCGGGCGGCGCGATCGGCGCGCTGGCCCGGTACGGCCTGACGGCGGCCTTCCCCGCGGACCCGGGCGGCTTCGGCTGGGCGGTCTTCGCCGTCAACGTGGCCGGCTGCCTGCTGATCGGCGTGCTCATGGTCGCGATCACCGAGGTGTGGCGGGCCCACCCGCTGGTCCGCCCGTTCCTGGGGGTGGGCGTGCTCGGCGGCTTCACCACCTTCTCCGCCTACGTCATGGACGCCCACGCCGCGCTGAGCGCCGGTGCCCCGCGCACCGCGCTGGCCTATCTGGCCGGCACCGCCCTGGCCGCGCCGGCCGCCGTCGCCGCCGGCGCATGGGCGATGCGTTTGCTCGCCCGCCGCCTCACCGGGCAGGGGCGGCGGTGA